Within the Halorhabdus rudnickae genome, the region CGCCGAGTACGTCGATCCTCGCTACGCCGCCCCGGAGTACTTCGACGACAGTTACGGCGACATCGATCACGCGACTGATGTCTATCACCTCGGTGCCGTCCTCTACCGGCTGTTCACCGGCGAGGCCCCGTTCGACGGAGACTACGAGACGGTCAGGATGGCGATTCTCGCGGACGGAACGCCCCACCCCAGCGATGTTCGGCCCGAGATACCCGAAGCCGTCGACGAGGTGGTCGCCAAGGCTATGGCGCCGCGGAAGCTCACTCGCTACGAGGCCGCGACGCAGCTTTCACAGAGTCTCGACCGTCTCGGATGAGGGCATGACACGTAGCGAGCGGGAGAACATCACCCTGCCCCACCGGTGGATTCATGCTCTGTCCGGGTGTCTCTGTGCTCGTGTTTTGGAATCTTGATCCGGCGCCGATCGGTGTCGAACGGTCGTTCCCCGAGGCGGCCACACTGGCGGCGACGCACGGCTTCGACGGCATCCAGGTCGACCTGGGATACCTTCGTGATCACGGTAGATCGGACTATCGGGCTGTACTTGACAAACACGACCTTCGGTCGGGCGCACTTGCTCTTCCGTTCGATATTGACGCCGAACGCCCGGACTACGAGGCCGGTCTCGATCGGTTGGAAGCGGACGCCGACGCCGCGGCCGCAATCGGCTGTGAATGTGTCTCGACGTATATTCGCTCGTTCAGCGACGACCGCCCGTTCGAGGAAAACCTCGCGTTCCACCGCGAGCGAATCGAGCCCATCGCCGAAATCCTGGCTGAACACGATCTAGCACTCGGCCTGGAGTACCTCGGTCCCCCGACGCTCCGTGAGGGTCACGAGTACGAGTTCGTCCACACTGCCGACGGGATGGGTTCTCTCATCGACGGACTGGAGGCGTCGAACGTCGGATTCCTGCTCGACAGCTGGCACTGGTATACCGCCGGTGACGGTGCTGACGCCCTCCAGGCACTCGATCCCGGGGCCGTCGTCGACGTCCACGTCAACGACGCGCCGGATCGCCCGCGAGACGCCCAACAGGACCTCGACCGGCGGCTCCCCGCCGAGACGGGCGTCATCGACATCGAGACGTTCCTCGTGGCACTCGACCGGTTGGACTACGACGGGCCGGTGACTCCCGAACCGTTCAGCGACCGGGTTGACGCCATGGACGACGACGCGGCCGTCGCGGCCACGAGCGAAGCGTTGTCCGCCGCGTTCGATCGCGCCGGACTCTGAGAACGAGGGACAGATATCTCAGCGGCTGGTTTCGCATCGATAATTTCGCTCGGGAGCAGTCGCTGGGAGGATGAACACAGAAGAAAGACGGTCAGAACGCCACTGTGCGGCGCGAGGGACTGCTCGGGATGGGCGTGTGTTCAGACAGCGATCACATCATGCCGCCCATACCGCCGCCCATGCCGCCCATGCCGCCGGGGCCGCCGCCCATACCGCCGGGGCCGCCGGGGCCGCCAGCGCCGGGTCCTTCCTCGTCGTCATCGTCGCTGGAGCCACCCTTGAGGTCGCCCGCGGCGATCACGTCGTCGATGCGGAGGATCATCACGGCGGCCTCCGTCGCGCTCTCGACGGCCTGGGTCTTCACGCGCAACGGCTCGACGACGCCGTCGTCTTCCATGTCGACGATGTCGCCGCTGTAGGCGTCCAGACCGACGCCCGTCTCGCCGCCGTCGTGCTGACTGCGGAGATCGACCAACGAGTCGATCGGATCGAGGCCCGCGTTCTCGGCGAGCGTGCGCGGGACGACGTCGATCGCGTCGGCGAAGGCTTCGACGGCCAGCTGTTCGCGGCCGCCGACGGAGTCGGCGTGGTCACGCAGCCCCAGCGCGAGCTCGGCCTCGGGAGCCCCGCCGCCGGGCAGGACCTTGCCGTCTTCGAGCGTGACCCGGACGACGCCCAGCGCGTCCTCGATAGCGCGCTTGACCTCGTCGGCGACGTGCTCGGTGCCACCGCGAAGGATCATCGTGACGGCCTTGGCGTCTTCGACATCCTCGACGAAGACCCGGCTGTCGCCTGCGACTTCCTTCTGGGCGACGCTGCCGGCGAAGCCGAGGTCCTCGGCGGTGATGTCGTCGATATTCGAGACGATCCGTGCGCCCGTCGATCGCGAAAGCGCCTTGATGTCGGACTTCTTGGCGCGCCGGACGGCGAGAATGCCCTCCTGGGCCAGGTAGTGCTGGGCCATGTCGTCGATGCCCTTCTGGCAGAAGACGACGTCAGCGCCAGCCTCTTTGAGGGTGTCGACCATGTCCTTGAGCTGGTCCTCTTCCTGATCGAGGAACTCCTGGAGCTGGTCGGGATCCGTGACGTTGACCTCGGCGTCGACCTCGGTCTCCCGGACTTCGATGGCGGTGTCCAGGAGTGCCACGTCGGCGTCCTCGACCGCGTAGGGCATGTTCTCGTGGACGCGCTCCTTGTCGACGAGGACGCCCTCGACGAGTTCGGACTCGTCGATCGAGCCACCGACGACGGTCTCGAGTTTGACGTTGTCGGTGTCGATCTCATCGTCGTCGGCGACCGACTGGACGGCCTTGACAACCAGTTCCGAGAGAGTGTCCCGGGCGCTCTCGGCGCCCTTGCCCGTCATCGCCGTCGCGGCGATGGACTCGAGCTTCTCGGTGTCGTCGGTCGAGACCTCGATGGCGTTCTCTTCGAGAATCTCCTTTGCCTTCTCGGCGGCCTGGCGATAGCCCTGTGCCAGAACCGTGGCGTGAATGTCCTGATCGAGGAGTTCCTCGGCCTTGCTGAGGAGTTCGCCGGCGATCACCACGGCGGTGGTCGTCCCGTCGCCGACCTCGTCTTCTTGGGTCTGGGCGACCTCGACAATCATGTTCGCCGCCGGGTGCTCGATGTCCATCTCTTCTAAGATGGTGACACCGTCGTTCGTGACGACGACGCTGCCCGCGTCGTCGACGAGCATCTTGTCCATGCCCTTCGGACCGAGTGTGGTCCGTACCGCTTCGGCGACGGCCGTCCCGGCCGTGATGTTCATCGACTGAGCGTCTTTACCCGAGGTCCGCTGGGAGTCCTCGGACATGATGATGAGGGGCTGATTACCCATCTGTTGAGCCATAGTCAGGCAAGGATTGAATGTGATTCTATAAAAAAGTAACGTTCCGGGTCCCGATATGGGGGGTAGGGTGACGGACTGAGCGCTACCATGTGAGCTTGTCGCAGGCTTTTAAGTACCATATCGTCCTGCCGAAACGATTTCCGGGTCCAGAGAGGTCGGCCTGCCGTGTCGCCGGCCGGGTCGTCAGCGATCCATACTGAACCGACGGTGGCGGAGTTCGGGAGTGATCCGGATCCGATCGATGTCCTGGCTAGTCCGGTACCAGACGAACGCCACGTCCGTGAACAGTTCTCGACACTCCAGGCGGACTTCACGGGGGCTGTCGCCGATCCGTTCCTGGACAGCGGCGATAGCCGAGGACTCAAAGAGGTCCGGTGATTCGCCGTCGTACTCCCCGCCCCGGAAGTACGCGACGATCGCCGATATCTCAGCCGGTGAACTTGTGATACTCGAGGCCGGCGTGTTTCATCTCGTTGTGGCGCCGTTCGAGGAACGAGTACACGGAGCCGTGTGGGGCACCATCCAGCAGCATCTCGACGGCTTCCCGGACCGCATCTACCTGTTCGGGGCCGCCGATGATCGACAGCGTCGAGCCGTAGATGACGACGGCGGCGCCGGTCAATTCCTCCATCAATTCCCGCGTGCGACCGTTCTCGCCGATGAGTCGGCCCTTGATCCGCTTGAGGTCGTTGGGGTTGCGGGCGGCAGCGTCGATGTCGATGACGTCGAACATGATCATGTCGTCATCGAGCAATCGGAAGGCCTCCTCGGGAGCGAACCCGCGGCCGATGGCCTTGACGATGTCGGGACCTTTCAGTCCAGTCACGGGATCGCCGATGGACTCGACGGCGACCGCACCCGTCTCGCTGTCGATGTCCAAGCGCACTTCCGCGCGCTCTTCGATCTCGCGCATCGTCTCACCCCCCTCGCCGATCAGCACGCCGATCCGGTCCTGCGGAATCTTCACGTGTTGCATGTACGAGACGTAACGCCCGCGTTCAGTTAAGTATCTCGCACTCTCCTGGTCAGCAGCGACCGCTTTTCGGACCCTTAGACGTTCGGCGGTTGCAGGTCGCGGCCGAACTCGTCGAAGGCGTCGAGGTCGTCGGGCAGGTCGTACTCAAGGCGACGCTCTTCCCGTCGGTCCACGGTCCCGTTCTCGACCGGCTGGGCGACCGATTCCCAGCCGTCTTTGACGGCGATAGATTTTGCCGGCGTTCCGGCAGCGATATGGTGGGCAGGGACGTCCGTCCCCGCGATACTCTTGGCCGCGAGGATGGCGTTGGCGCCGATCCGGACGCCCGCCCGCACCATCGAGTCGTAGGTCAACCGGACGTCGTCCTCGATGATCGTGTGGTAGTTGCGGACTTCAGTCTGGTCGACGACGTCGTGGTCGTGGCTGTAGACGTGGACGTCGTCGGCGATCGAGACGCGATCGCCGATCGTCAACTGCCCGCGGTCGTCGAGGTGCACATCGTCGTGGATGACGACGTTGTCCCCGACTGTGATGTTGTGGCCGTACGAGAACGTGATCCCCTTGAAGAACCGGCAGTCCTCCCCGCAGGACTCGAAGAGATGGGAGGCGAGCATCCGCCGGAAACGAAGCGCGAAGGCGACGTTGTCGGCCATCGGCGTCGAATCGAACTGTCGCCAGAGCCACTGGAGATACTTCGATTCCTCGTAGCGCTGCTCGTCTTTCTCGGCGTAGTACTCGCTCTCTAGGGTCGCATTGCAGGGGTCGTACCCTTGCAGGCGGACCCGCTCGGCCGGTGAGACGTTCTTGCCGGCCTGCCAGCGCTCGTAGGCCTCCCGATCCCCGTGGAGGTCGACGAGGACGTCCTCGACGACGTCGCAGGTGTCCTCCTCGCTCGCCAGTCGCTCGTCGACTTCGCGGATGAACTCC harbors:
- a CDS encoding sugar phosphate isomerase/epimerase family protein, translating into MLCPGVSVLVFWNLDPAPIGVERSFPEAATLAATHGFDGIQVDLGYLRDHGRSDYRAVLDKHDLRSGALALPFDIDAERPDYEAGLDRLEADADAAAAIGCECVSTYIRSFSDDRPFEENLAFHRERIEPIAEILAEHDLALGLEYLGPPTLREGHEYEFVHTADGMGSLIDGLEASNVGFLLDSWHWYTAGDGADALQALDPGAVVDVHVNDAPDRPRDAQQDLDRRLPAETGVIDIETFLVALDRLDYDGPVTPEPFSDRVDAMDDDAAVAATSEALSAAFDRAGL
- a CDS encoding acyltransferase — its product is MTKRHVSLPPFAEEGLREFIREVDERLASEEDTCDVVEDVLVDLHGDREAYERWQAGKNVSPAERVRLQGYDPCNATLESEYYAEKDEQRYEESKYLQWLWRQFDSTPMADNVAFALRFRRMLASHLFESCGEDCRFFKGITFSYGHNITVGDNVVIHDDVHLDDRGQLTIGDRVSIADDVHVYSHDHDVVDQTEVRNYHTIIEDDVRLTYDSMVRAGVRIGANAILAAKSIAGTDVPAHHIAAGTPAKSIAVKDGWESVAQPVENGTVDRREERRLEYDLPDDLDAFDEFGRDLQPPNV
- the thsA gene encoding thermosome subunit alpha, with product MGNQPLIIMSEDSQRTSGKDAQSMNITAGTAVAEAVRTTLGPKGMDKMLVDDAGSVVVTNDGVTILEEMDIEHPAANMIVEVAQTQEDEVGDGTTTAVVIAGELLSKAEELLDQDIHATVLAQGYRQAAEKAKEILEENAIEVSTDDTEKLESIAATAMTGKGAESARDTLSELVVKAVQSVADDDEIDTDNVKLETVVGGSIDESELVEGVLVDKERVHENMPYAVEDADVALLDTAIEVRETEVDAEVNVTDPDQLQEFLDQEEDQLKDMVDTLKEAGADVVFCQKGIDDMAQHYLAQEGILAVRRAKKSDIKALSRSTGARIVSNIDDITAEDLGFAGSVAQKEVAGDSRVFVEDVEDAKAVTMILRGGTEHVADEVKRAIEDALGVVRVTLEDGKVLPGGGAPEAELALGLRDHADSVGGREQLAVEAFADAIDVVPRTLAENAGLDPIDSLVDLRSQHDGGETGVGLDAYSGDIVDMEDDGVVEPLRVKTQAVESATEAAVMILRIDDVIAAGDLKGGSSDDDDEEGPGAGGPGGPGGMGGGPGGMGGMGGGMGGMM
- a CDS encoding KH domain-containing protein, translated to MQHVKIPQDRIGVLIGEGGETMREIEERAEVRLDIDSETGAVAVESIGDPVTGLKGPDIVKAIGRGFAPEEAFRLLDDDMIMFDVIDIDAAARNPNDLKRIKGRLIGENGRTRELMEELTGAAVVIYGSTLSIIGGPEQVDAVREAVEMLLDGAPHGSVYSFLERRHNEMKHAGLEYHKFTG